In bacterium, a genomic segment contains:
- the ileS gene encoding isoleucine--tRNA ligase, protein MDYKETLNLPQTEFPMRANLAQREPAVLARWDGTDLHRRMAENRKGRPTFVLHDGPPYANGHIHIGHALNKILKDVIVKYRTMAGSLSVYVPGWDCHGLPIEHQVDKTLGAKKAAIPTGDKRRLCREYAAKFLDIQREEFKRLGVLGDWENPYRTMTFDYEAGILREFGRFVESGAVYQGTKPVYWCLSCRTALAEAEVEYADHTSHSIHVKFPFAEPPEKIHPTLAGKKVFFVIWTTTPWTIPSNLGIALHPDYDYVALEAGGEVYVVAAGLAERFASETGLSSPVTLATFRAGGLERMRCRHPFADRDSLLVLADYVTLEAGTGCVHTAPGHGREDYETGLKYGLPIYAPLDDEGRFTADVPFFAGQRVFEANPKVNDKLAEVGALMSRGEITHSYPHCWRCKTPVIFRATKQWFISMDRTGLREKTLAGIRKVRWIPSWGQERIEGMIANRPDWCISRQRAWGVPIALFRCEGCGHHLLDRKLIDHVADFFEKEGADAWFDRDVSELLPPGTKCPGCGGTAFGKETDILDVWFDSGVSYACVCEGKENLGIPVDLYLEGSDQHRGWFHSSLLAAVGTRGVPPYRSVLTHGFVVDGKGEAMHKSKGNVIAPEEIIKKHGAELLRLWVAAEDYRDDIRLSKDILDRLTEAYRKVRNTIRYLLASLSDFDPARDAVKVERMEEIDRYALVLFDRLASKVRKSYEEYEFHVLFHAVNNFCSVDMSSFYLNVLKDRMYCSPAGDPARRSAQTAIFEIARGLLSLTAPVLSFTTEEAWGYLPAYPGKPESVFLSDIPEPIAIPDAEAIAARWERILALRSEVAQPLETARKEKTIGSGQDALVTIAPGPFADLFETHAREIRDALIVSGIALGEAAGPGTYESAAFPGLKVKVEKAPWKKCERCWNHVPEVGTLAGTPELCARCAAAVAG, encoded by the coding sequence ATGGACTACAAGGAAACGCTCAACCTGCCGCAGACGGAATTCCCGATGCGGGCCAACCTCGCCCAGCGGGAGCCTGCGGTGCTCGCCCGGTGGGACGGGACGGACCTGCACCGGAGGATGGCGGAAAACCGGAAAGGACGCCCCACCTTCGTCCTGCACGACGGCCCCCCGTACGCCAACGGGCACATCCACATCGGGCACGCGCTGAACAAGATCCTCAAGGACGTGATCGTCAAGTACCGGACGATGGCGGGGTCCCTCTCCGTCTACGTCCCCGGCTGGGATTGCCACGGCCTGCCGATCGAGCACCAGGTGGACAAGACCCTCGGGGCGAAGAAGGCGGCGATCCCCACGGGGGACAAGCGCCGCCTCTGCCGCGAGTACGCGGCGAAGTTCCTCGACATCCAGCGGGAGGAGTTCAAGCGCCTCGGCGTGCTGGGCGACTGGGAGAACCCGTACCGGACGATGACGTTCGACTACGAGGCCGGCATCCTGCGGGAATTCGGCCGGTTCGTGGAGAGCGGCGCGGTGTACCAGGGGACGAAGCCGGTCTACTGGTGCCTTTCGTGCCGGACGGCGCTGGCCGAGGCCGAAGTCGAGTACGCGGACCACACGTCCCACTCGATCCATGTCAAGTTCCCGTTCGCGGAGCCGCCCGAGAAGATCCACCCCACGCTGGCCGGAAAGAAGGTCTTCTTCGTCATCTGGACGACCACGCCGTGGACGATCCCGTCCAACCTCGGGATCGCGCTCCATCCCGACTACGACTACGTCGCGCTCGAGGCGGGCGGCGAGGTGTACGTCGTCGCCGCGGGGCTCGCGGAGCGGTTCGCGTCCGAGACGGGGCTTTCCTCCCCGGTGACCCTCGCCACGTTCCGCGCGGGGGGTCTCGAGCGGATGCGGTGCCGCCATCCGTTCGCCGACCGCGACTCCCTCCTCGTCCTGGCCGACTACGTGACGCTCGAAGCGGGGACCGGGTGCGTCCACACGGCGCCGGGCCACGGGCGGGAAGATTACGAGACGGGGCTCAAGTACGGCCTTCCGATCTACGCCCCGCTGGACGACGAGGGCCGCTTCACCGCGGACGTCCCGTTCTTCGCGGGGCAGCGGGTGTTCGAGGCGAACCCGAAGGTGAACGACAAGCTCGCCGAGGTCGGCGCGCTGATGTCCCGCGGGGAGATCACCCACTCCTACCCGCACTGCTGGCGCTGCAAGACCCCCGTCATCTTCCGGGCGACGAAGCAGTGGTTCATCTCGATGGACCGGACCGGCCTGCGGGAGAAGACGCTCGCGGGGATCCGCAAGGTGCGGTGGATCCCCTCCTGGGGACAGGAGAGGATCGAGGGGATGATCGCGAACCGCCCCGACTGGTGCATCTCGCGGCAGCGCGCCTGGGGCGTGCCGATCGCCCTGTTCCGTTGCGAGGGGTGCGGACATCACCTGCTCGACCGGAAGCTGATCGACCACGTGGCGGACTTCTTCGAAAAGGAGGGGGCCGACGCCTGGTTCGACCGGGACGTGTCGGAACTGCTCCCCCCGGGGACGAAATGCCCCGGCTGCGGGGGTACGGCCTTCGGCAAGGAGACCGACATCCTCGACGTCTGGTTCGACTCGGGCGTCTCCTACGCCTGCGTCTGCGAGGGAAAGGAGAACCTGGGCATTCCCGTCGACCTCTACCTGGAGGGATCCGACCAGCACCGCGGATGGTTCCACTCCTCCCTCCTCGCCGCCGTGGGAACGCGCGGCGTCCCGCCGTACCGCAGCGTGCTGACGCACGGGTTCGTCGTCGACGGCAAGGGCGAGGCGATGCACAAGTCGAAGGGGAACGTGATCGCCCCGGAGGAGATCATCAAGAAGCATGGGGCGGAGCTCCTGCGCCTGTGGGTCGCCGCCGAGGATTACCGGGACGACATCCGGCTGTCGAAGGACATCCTCGATCGGCTCACCGAGGCGTACCGGAAGGTACGCAACACGATCCGCTACCTCCTGGCGAGCTTGAGCGACTTCGACCCGGCGCGGGACGCAGTGAAGGTCGAGCGGATGGAGGAGATCGACCGGTATGCACTCGTGCTGTTCGACCGGCTGGCATCGAAGGTGCGCAAGTCGTACGAGGAGTACGAGTTCCACGTCCTCTTCCACGCGGTCAACAACTTCTGCTCCGTGGACATGTCGTCGTTCTACCTGAACGTGCTGAAGGACCGGATGTACTGCTCCCCCGCCGGCGACCCGGCGCGGCGCTCCGCGCAGACGGCGATCTTCGAAATCGCCCGGGGGCTGCTGTCGCTGACGGCCCCGGTGCTGTCGTTCACGACGGAAGAGGCGTGGGGATACCTCCCCGCGTACCCGGGGAAGCCCGAAAGCGTCTTCCTCTCGGACATCCCGGAGCCCATCGCGATCCCGGACGCGGAGGCGATCGCGGCCCGATGGGAACGGATCCTCGCGCTTCGATCGGAAGTCGCGCAACCGCTGGAGACGGCGCGCAAGGAGAAGACGATCGGCAGCGGCCAGGACGCGCTGGTCACGATCGCCCCGGGCCCCTTCGCGGACCTCTTCGAAACCCACGCCCGGGAGATCCGGGACGCGCTGATCGTCTCGGGAATCGCTTTGGGCGAGGCGGCCGGCCCGGGGACGTACGAGAGCGCCGCCTTCCCGGGGCTGAAGGTCAAGGTGGAAAAGGCGCCGTGGAAAAAATGCGAGCGTTGCTGGAACCACGTGCCCGAAGTGGGGACGCTCGCCGGGACTCCGGAACTCTGCGCGCGGTGCGCGGCCGCCGTGGCCGGGTAA
- a CDS encoding PBP1A family penicillin-binding protein → MGDSPGNLRFTERLRRLSYKKVAGKPSAAGTWSEDPDRVRIYTRDFRVAETPHNGGLVEIGIRDGRVVSIASAAGVPLDSIHLEPEEIGRILGPRMEARRIVPLSAVPPVLQQAVLAAEDARFYSHFGIDAVGVARALVKNLRERRFAQGGSTITQQLAKNFFLSPKKTIGRKLREAELALALELRYPKKTILEMYLNKIYFGQEGARGIYGVEEAAGFYFSKRAADLNLDEAAMLAGVIRSPNRYSPFRAPAAAKDRRNTVLARMRQLGMIGEEQLRRASHAPVRTRARRSPANLAAYFADYIQRVTEDDLGGEKLFRTGYRFYTTLDPVQQAAAEDAVSKGLAEVEKTALPAGEPLQAALVAVDPATGEMTAMVGGRGYGETQFNRAADARRQPGSAFKPFVLLAAMEQAAQGNGKTTLSTLVSGEPVTVPGPKGPWTPSNFEGKRYGEITVRKAIEDSVNTATVRLALDVGLPEVVKTARAAGIASPLLPVPSAALGSFEVTPVELAYAYATIASGGIRYDPFPLFSATTANGEILASAKVRWKRTLDPRAAYLTGYAMEGVLERGTAKSAKAMGIYFPASGKTGTTDENRDSWFVGFTPDVVCAVWVGYDSGADTGLPGAKGALRIWARFLRALYPASGPVTLRPPEGIETAEIDPESGFLATTACPQTLREAYLPGTAPKEPCPLHPVNPAVDTFRRGMRGVGDFFRNLFK, encoded by the coding sequence ATGGGGGATTCCCCCGGAAACCTCCGCTTCACCGAGCGGCTGCGCCGCCTCTCCTACAAAAAGGTCGCAGGGAAGCCGTCCGCCGCCGGCACCTGGTCCGAAGACCCCGACCGCGTCCGCATTTACACCCGCGACTTCCGGGTCGCGGAGACACCCCACAACGGCGGCCTGGTGGAAATCGGGATCCGGGACGGGCGGGTCGTCTCGATCGCCTCCGCCGCCGGGGTTCCGCTCGATTCGATCCATCTCGAGCCGGAGGAGATCGGGCGGATCCTCGGCCCCCGGATGGAGGCGCGCCGGATCGTGCCGCTCTCCGCGGTCCCGCCGGTGCTGCAACAGGCCGTGCTCGCCGCCGAGGACGCCCGCTTCTACTCCCACTTCGGGATCGACGCGGTCGGGGTCGCCCGGGCGCTCGTGAAGAACCTGCGGGAGCGGCGATTCGCCCAGGGGGGATCCACGATCACCCAGCAGCTGGCGAAGAACTTCTTCCTCTCCCCGAAAAAGACGATCGGGCGGAAGCTCCGCGAGGCGGAGCTCGCACTGGCGCTCGAGCTGCGGTACCCGAAGAAGACGATCCTCGAGATGTACCTGAACAAGATCTATTTCGGCCAGGAGGGGGCCCGCGGGATCTACGGCGTCGAGGAGGCGGCGGGCTTCTACTTCTCGAAGCGCGCGGCGGACCTCAACCTCGATGAGGCGGCGATGCTGGCGGGCGTCATCCGCTCGCCGAACCGGTACTCCCCGTTCCGCGCCCCGGCGGCCGCAAAGGATCGCCGCAACACGGTGCTCGCGAGGATGCGCCAGCTCGGGATGATCGGGGAGGAGCAGCTCCGCCGGGCCTCCCATGCGCCGGTTCGCACGCGGGCGCGCCGCTCCCCGGCGAACCTGGCGGCGTACTTCGCCGATTACATCCAGAGGGTCACCGAGGACGACCTCGGGGGCGAGAAGCTCTTCCGGACCGGCTATCGCTTCTACACCACCCTCGACCCGGTGCAGCAGGCCGCGGCGGAGGATGCGGTGTCGAAGGGGCTCGCGGAGGTGGAAAAAACGGCCCTGCCCGCCGGCGAGCCGCTGCAGGCGGCGCTCGTCGCGGTGGATCCGGCGACGGGCGAGATGACCGCGATGGTCGGGGGGCGCGGATACGGGGAGACCCAGTTCAACCGGGCGGCGGACGCGAGGCGGCAGCCGGGGAGCGCCTTCAAGCCGTTCGTCCTGCTCGCGGCGATGGAGCAGGCGGCGCAGGGGAACGGGAAGACGACGCTCTCCACGCTCGTTTCCGGCGAGCCCGTGACGGTGCCGGGGCCGAAGGGACCGTGGACTCCTTCGAACTTCGAGGGGAAGCGATACGGGGAGATCACGGTGCGGAAGGCGATCGAGGATTCGGTGAACACCGCCACCGTCCGGCTCGCGCTGGACGTCGGCCTGCCCGAGGTGGTGAAGACCGCCCGGGCCGCGGGGATCGCATCCCCCCTCCTCCCCGTCCCTTCGGCGGCGCTCGGCAGCTTCGAGGTCACGCCGGTGGAGCTCGCCTACGCATACGCGACGATCGCTTCCGGCGGGATCCGCTACGATCCGTTCCCCCTCTTCTCCGCGACCACCGCGAACGGGGAGATCCTCGCCTCGGCGAAGGTCCGCTGGAAGCGCACGCTCGATCCGCGCGCGGCGTACCTCACCGGGTACGCGATGGAAGGGGTCCTCGAACGCGGGACGGCGAAATCGGCGAAGGCGATGGGGATTTACTTCCCCGCCTCGGGGAAGACCGGGACCACGGACGAAAACCGCGACTCCTGGTTCGTCGGATTCACCCCGGACGTCGTCTGCGCGGTCTGGGTCGGGTACGACTCGGGCGCGGACACCGGACTGCCGGGGGCGAAAGGAGCGCTGCGGATCTGGGCGCGCTTCCTGCGCGCCCTCTACCCGGCGTCCGGCCCCGTGACGCTGCGCCCCCCCGAGGGGATCGAGACGGCGGAGATCGACCCGGAGTCGGGATTCCTCGCCACCACCGCGTGCCCGCAGACGCTGAGGGAAGCGTACCTTCCCGGCACGGCGCCGAAGGAACCGTGTCCCCTCCACCCGGTGAACCCCGCCGTGGACACTTTCCGCCGGGGAATGCGCGGCGTCGGCGACTTCTTCCGCAACCTGTTCAAGTAG
- the aroF gene encoding 3-deoxy-7-phosphoheptulonate synthase, which translates to MIIVMGAGAAQKEIRTVIARIRALGYTPHPIVGKERTVIGAIGDERGKIVLQGLESLPGVERVVPILKPYKLASREVKQERTVIRIAPGVTIGDRQLLVIAGPCSVESEAQMIETALAVKKAGAHVLRGGAWKPRTSPYAFQGLELKGLKILRKAGDRAGMPIVTEVMNPADVGLIAEYSDILQVGARNVQNFSLLKRIGKSKRPILLKRGMMTTVTEYLMSAEYCLSEGSRQVILCERGIRTFEDATRNTLDLSAIPVLKERTHLPVIADPSHATGVARLVAPMSCAAVAAGADGLMIEVHPTPEKALSDGPQSLTFAKFADLMATLQPFIAAAGRTL; encoded by the coding sequence ATGATCATCGTCATGGGGGCGGGTGCGGCCCAAAAAGAGATTCGCACCGTCATCGCCAGGATCCGGGCGCTGGGGTACACCCCGCACCCGATCGTCGGGAAGGAACGCACCGTCATCGGCGCGATCGGGGACGAGCGCGGCAAGATCGTCCTCCAGGGGCTCGAGTCACTTCCCGGGGTGGAGCGGGTCGTCCCGATCCTCAAGCCGTACAAGCTCGCCAGCCGCGAGGTGAAGCAGGAACGGACGGTCATCCGCATCGCCCCCGGGGTGACGATCGGGGACCGGCAGCTCCTGGTCATCGCGGGCCCCTGTTCCGTGGAGAGCGAAGCCCAGATGATCGAAACGGCTCTCGCCGTGAAGAAGGCGGGCGCCCACGTGTTGCGCGGCGGGGCGTGGAAGCCGCGCACCTCCCCGTACGCCTTCCAGGGACTGGAGCTCAAGGGCCTCAAGATCCTTCGCAAGGCGGGGGACCGGGCGGGGATGCCGATCGTCACCGAGGTGATGAACCCGGCCGACGTCGGGCTGATCGCCGAATATTCCGACATCCTCCAGGTCGGGGCGCGCAACGTCCAGAACTTCTCCCTCCTCAAGCGGATCGGCAAGTCGAAGCGCCCCATCCTCCTCAAGCGCGGGATGATGACGACGGTGACCGAATACCTGATGAGCGCGGAATATTGCCTGTCCGAGGGGAGCCGGCAGGTGATCCTGTGCGAGCGCGGGATCCGGACCTTCGAGGACGCCACGCGAAACACGCTCGACCTCTCCGCGATCCCGGTCCTCAAGGAGCGCACCCACCTTCCGGTCATCGCCGACCCGTCCCACGCCACCGGCGTGGCGCGCCTCGTCGCGCCCATGTCGTGCGCGGCCGTCGCCGCGGGCGCCGACGGACTGATGATCGAGGTCCACCCCACTCCGGAGAAGGCGCTCTCCGACGGTCCGCAATCGCTCACCTTCGCGAAGTTCGCCGACCTGATGGCTACGCTGCAGCCCTTCATCGCCGCGGCGGGACGAACGCTCTGA
- a CDS encoding outer membrane beta-barrel protein encodes MRKHLALVLAGLFVAVTATAAVAAEYDRYERGPSGGSGEYAPPPRRGAEVRPPRHALYGEPYFFAHLGIFDPNDDADGLRGYESGSTFDVGFGSRVAPMFAFEGAFGAYGADDGSREARVAPLTVGARLIVPTPFIEPYIGAGLGLYFSSLDESVNGIDDTSTDLGGYLSAGVDLWLNQRVALNFEGKYHFVNPTFQNDLGNDVDVDMSGWAINLGVRIAF; translated from the coding sequence ATGAGGAAGCATCTCGCGTTGGTTCTCGCCGGATTGTTCGTCGCGGTCACCGCGACTGCCGCCGTCGCGGCGGAGTACGACCGGTACGAGCGGGGTCCCAGTGGAGGCAGCGGCGAGTACGCGCCGCCGCCGCGGCGCGGGGCCGAGGTGCGGCCGCCCCGGCACGCGCTGTACGGCGAGCCGTACTTTTTCGCGCACCTCGGGATCTTCGATCCGAACGACGACGCGGACGGATTGCGCGGGTACGAATCCGGGTCGACCTTCGATGTCGGGTTCGGTTCCCGCGTGGCGCCGATGTTCGCCTTCGAAGGCGCCTTCGGAGCCTACGGCGCGGACGACGGTTCCAGGGAGGCGAGGGTGGCGCCGCTGACGGTGGGCGCCAGGCTGATCGTACCGACCCCGTTCATCGAACCGTACATCGGGGCCGGGCTGGGGCTGTACTTCTCGAGCCTCGATGAGTCGGTCAACGGCATCGATGACACCAGCACCGACCTCGGCGGCTATCTCTCCGCCGGTGTCGACTTGTGGCTCAACCAGCGCGTGGCGCTGAACTTCGAGGGGAAATATCATTTCGTCAATCCGACCTTCCAGAACGACCTGGGGAACGACGTCGACGTGGACATGAGCGGCTGGGCGATCAACCTCGGCGTCCGGATCGCTTTCTGA
- a CDS encoding MTAP family purine nucleoside phosphorylase, whose product MPKGTLGERLSSRRVRTPYGLSNPVHLFESAGFRFLFLSRHGETGYEKTASYVNYRANIYAAKSLGVTRIVAWTGPGAISRKYRPGDLVLPDDLLDFTRNRPSTFYEGKGIGFLRQAPVFCEALRDALRSAANRIRFGGTYACTEGPRLETPAEIRFLATAGADLVGMTLCPEAFLARELEICYAPLAYVTNYAEGVRKMPYRRGALFEGMLPPGEAAAVEASKNAIPGIAIAAARAVAGEERDCPCAVSMERYRKRGIIGPDFRSWVSGPKGAGR is encoded by the coding sequence TTGCCGAAGGGCACGCTGGGGGAGAGGCTCTCTTCGCGGCGCGTCCGGACGCCGTACGGCCTTTCCAACCCCGTGCATCTCTTCGAGAGCGCCGGATTCCGCTTCCTCTTCCTCTCGCGGCACGGGGAGACGGGGTACGAGAAGACCGCCTCGTACGTGAACTACCGCGCCAACATCTACGCCGCCAAGTCCCTGGGGGTGACGCGGATCGTCGCCTGGACGGGTCCCGGCGCGATCTCCCGGAAGTACCGGCCGGGCGACCTCGTCCTTCCCGACGACCTCCTCGACTTCACCCGGAACCGCCCCTCGACCTTCTACGAGGGGAAGGGGATCGGCTTCCTCCGACAGGCCCCGGTGTTCTGCGAGGCCCTGCGGGACGCCCTGCGAAGCGCGGCGAATCGCATCCGTTTCGGCGGAACGTACGCGTGCACCGAAGGACCGCGCCTCGAGACCCCCGCCGAGATCCGGTTTCTCGCGACCGCCGGGGCCGATCTTGTCGGGATGACCCTGTGCCCCGAGGCGTTCCTCGCGCGCGAGCTCGAGATCTGCTACGCGCCGCTGGCATACGTGACGAACTACGCGGAAGGGGTGCGGAAGATGCCGTACCGGCGCGGCGCCCTGTTCGAAGGGATGCTGCCGCCCGGGGAGGCGGCGGCCGTCGAGGCGTCGAAAAACGCCATCCCGGGGATCGCGATCGCCGCCGCCCGTGCCGTCGCGGGCGAGGAAAGGGATTGCCCCTGCGCGGTTTCGATGGAAAGATACAGGAAGCGGGGCATCATCGGCCCCGACTTCCGCAGTTGGGTATCCGGGCCGAAGGGGGCGGGGCGTTGA
- a CDS encoding DUF507 family protein: MRFTDEMVRRLCAGILARWKAKGLIRPKTSDDALLSRMTEEIQKDIRREAELDRDADALLEKHLGKIEGTQANTRVLFQKIKERLAKERDIVL, from the coding sequence TTGAGGTTCACCGACGAAATGGTCCGCCGTCTCTGCGCCGGGATCCTTGCCCGCTGGAAGGCGAAGGGGCTGATCCGCCCGAAGACGTCCGATGACGCGCTCCTCTCCCGGATGACCGAGGAGATCCAAAAGGACATCCGGCGGGAGGCCGAGCTCGACCGCGATGCCGACGCCCTGCTCGAGAAGCACCTGGGGAAGATCGAAGGCACCCAGGCGAACACCCGCGTCCTGTTCCAGAAGATCAAGGAACGCCTCGCCAAAGAGCGGGACATCGTCCTGTGA
- a CDS encoding DUF507 family protein — protein MRLTDARISHLSHQLRHALQKGGLAEFPDEPAAHREAKAVLESYAQSEEAADAFARDRISRLSRKVPEGGREWEILHRKYFEEEMTRRKL, from the coding sequence GTGCGACTGACCGATGCCCGCATCTCCCATCTTTCCCACCAGCTGCGCCATGCCCTCCAGAAGGGGGGGCTCGCCGAGTTCCCGGACGAACCGGCCGCGCACCGGGAGGCAAAGGCGGTCCTGGAATCGTACGCGCAGTCCGAGGAGGCGGCGGACGCCTTCGCCCGGGACCGGATCTCGCGGCTTTCCCGGAAGGTCCCGGAGGGCGGGCGGGAGTGGGAGATTCTCCACCGGAAATATTTCGAGGAAGAGATGACCCGCCGGAAGTTGTAA
- the groES gene encoding co-chaperone GroES yields the protein MKVKPLQDRILIKRVEEETKTKGGIIIPDSAKEKPQEGLVVAVGPGKVTDNGTRVAPEVKAGDRILFGKYSGTDIKVDGVEHLILREDDILAILTK from the coding sequence ATGAAGGTCAAGCCGTTGCAGGACAGGATTCTGATCAAGCGGGTGGAGGAAGAGACCAAGACGAAGGGCGGGATCATCATTCCCGACTCGGCCAAGGAGAAGCCGCAGGAGGGCCTGGTCGTCGCCGTGGGCCCCGGCAAGGTGACGGACAACGGCACCCGGGTAGCCCCCGAGGTGAAGGCGGGCGACCGCATCCTGTTCGGAAAATATTCCGGGACGGACATCAAGGTCGACGGCGTGGAGCACCTGATCCTGCGCGAAGACGACATCCTGGCGATCCTGACCAAGTAG
- the groL gene encoding chaperonin GroEL (60 kDa chaperone family; promotes refolding of misfolded polypeptides especially under stressful conditions; forms two stacked rings of heptamers to form a barrel-shaped 14mer; ends can be capped by GroES; misfolded proteins enter the barrel where they are refolded when GroES binds) — translation MAKVLKFSEEARGKIKVGVDALADAVKVTLGPRGRNVIIEKSFGSPLVTKDGVTVAKEVELADKFENMGAQMVKEVASKTSDVAGDGTTTATVLAQKIYQEGAKLVAAGYNPMDLKRGIDKAVEAVAAELKKMSKATKDPKEIAQVGTISANNDETIGNIISEAMAKVGKEGVITVEEAKGMETTLEIVEGMQFDRGYLSPYFVTDPERMEVILEDPYILIHEKKISNMKDLLPLLEQIARSGKPLLIVAEEVEGEALATLVVNKLRGTLNATAVKAPGFGDRRKAMLEDIAILTGGKAIAEEMGIKLEAVTLTDLGRAKRIVVDKDNTTIIDGAGKKADIEGRVKQIRAQVEETTSDYDKEKLQERLAKLVGGVAVINVGAATESEMKEKKARVEDALHATRAAVEEGIVPGGGVAYIRAAVVLDGMKIDHDQQAGVNIVRQALFEPAKQIAINAGQDGGVIIDKIKNGKGNFGYNASTEEFEDLMKGGILDPTKVTRVALQNAASVAGLMITTECAIAEKPEEKKEMPQMPPGGGGMY, via the coding sequence ATGGCGAAAGTTCTCAAGTTCAGCGAGGAGGCCCGCGGCAAGATCAAGGTGGGCGTGGACGCACTGGCCGACGCGGTCAAGGTCACCCTCGGCCCCCGGGGCCGCAACGTGATCATCGAGAAGTCGTTCGGCTCCCCCCTGGTCACCAAGGACGGCGTCACGGTGGCCAAGGAAGTCGAGCTGGCGGACAAGTTCGAGAACATGGGCGCGCAGATGGTGAAGGAAGTCGCCTCCAAGACGAGCGACGTCGCGGGCGACGGGACCACCACCGCTACCGTGCTGGCCCAGAAGATCTACCAGGAAGGGGCGAAGCTGGTCGCCGCCGGCTACAACCCGATGGACCTCAAGCGCGGGATCGACAAGGCCGTCGAGGCCGTCGCCGCAGAGCTCAAGAAGATGTCCAAGGCGACGAAGGACCCCAAGGAGATCGCCCAGGTCGGCACCATCTCCGCGAACAACGACGAGACGATCGGGAACATCATCTCCGAGGCGATGGCGAAGGTCGGCAAGGAAGGGGTCATCACCGTCGAGGAAGCCAAGGGGATGGAGACCACCCTGGAGATCGTCGAGGGGATGCAGTTCGACCGCGGCTACCTCTCCCCCTACTTCGTCACCGACCCCGAGCGGATGGAGGTCATCCTCGAGGACCCGTACATCCTCATCCACGAAAAGAAGATCTCCAACATGAAGGACCTGCTCCCGCTGCTGGAGCAGATCGCCCGCAGCGGCAAGCCGCTGCTGATCGTGGCGGAGGAAGTCGAGGGGGAGGCGCTGGCCACCCTCGTGGTGAACAAGCTGCGCGGGACGCTGAACGCCACCGCCGTGAAGGCCCCCGGCTTCGGGGACCGGCGGAAGGCGATGCTCGAGGACATCGCGATCCTCACCGGCGGGAAGGCGATCGCCGAGGAGATGGGGATCAAGCTCGAGGCGGTCACCCTGACCGACCTCGGGCGCGCCAAGCGGATCGTCGTGGACAAGGACAACACCACGATCATCGATGGGGCCGGCAAGAAGGCCGACATCGAGGGCCGGGTGAAGCAGATCCGGGCGCAGGTCGAGGAGACCACGTCCGACTACGATAAGGAAAAGCTCCAGGAGCGGCTGGCGAAGCTGGTCGGCGGCGTCGCGGTGATCAACGTCGGCGCGGCGACCGAATCCGAGATGAAGGAGAAGAAGGCGCGCGTCGAGGACGCCCTGCACGCGACCCGCGCGGCGGTCGAGGAAGGGATCGTTCCCGGCGGCGGCGTCGCGTACATCCGCGCGGCGGTCGTGCTCGATGGCATGAAGATCGACCACGACCAGCAGGCGGGCGTGAACATCGTCCGCCAGGCGCTGTTCGAGCCGGCCAAGCAGATCGCGATCAACGCCGGCCAGGACGGCGGCGTCATCATCGACAAGATCAAGAACGGCAAGGGGAACTTCGGCTACAACGCGAGCACGGAGGAGTTCGAGGACCTGATGAAGGGTGGGATCCTCGACCCGACCAAGGTGACCCGCGTGGCGCTGCAGAACGCCGCGTCGGTGGCGGGCCTCATGATCACCACCGAGTGCGCCATCGCCGAGAAGCCCGAGGAGAAGAAGGAAATGCCCCAGATGCCGCCGGGCGGCGGCGGAATGTACTAG
- a CDS encoding FmdB family zinc ribbon protein, translating into MPIYEYKCRKCGQVTELIEGAHDDPLKKCPSCAGKVERMMSAGAFILKGTGWYATDYGTRSHDSGNGNGNGKGKGKGKPKEKAKEAGEASCPAASGSEAPPACASCPKLD; encoded by the coding sequence ATGCCGATCTACGAGTACAAGTGCCGGAAGTGCGGCCAGGTCACCGAGTTGATCGAGGGGGCCCACGACGATCCGCTGAAGAAGTGTCCCTCGTGCGCGGGCAAGGTGGAGCGGATGATGTCCGCCGGCGCCTTCATCCTCAAGGGGACCGGGTGGTACGCCACCGACTACGGGACCAGGAGCCACGACAGCGGAAACGGCAACGGCAACGGCAAGGGAAAAGGGAAAGGGAAGCCGAAGGAGAAGGCGAAGGAGGCCGGGGAGGCATCCTGCCCGGCGGCGTCCGGGTCCGAAGCGCCCCCCGCCTGCGCCAGCTGTCCCAAGCTCGACTAG